The following proteins are encoded in a genomic region of Micrococcaceae bacterium Sec5.8:
- a CDS encoding HU family DNA-binding protein yields MAKNRSELVADVAGKAGTSQAAVNSVLDALFEVFETSVAAGEKITIPGWLAVERTDRAARTGRNPQTGETIQIAAGHSVKLTAGSKLKAAVSKKK; encoded by the coding sequence ATGGCTAAGAACCGTAGTGAACTTGTTGCAGACGTAGCAGGCAAGGCCGGCACCAGCCAGGCAGCCGTCAACTCCGTGCTGGATGCACTGTTCGAGGTTTTCGAAACCTCCGTCGCCGCGGGCGAAAAGATCACCATCCCGGGCTGGCTTGCAGTCGAGCGCACCGACCGTGCAGCTCGCACCGGCCGCAACCCGCAGACCGGCGAGACCATCCAGATCGCCGCGGGCCACAGCGTCAAGCTGACCGCCGGCTCCAAGCTGAAGGCTGCGGTCTCCAAGAAGAAGTAG